From Triticum aestivum cultivar Chinese Spring chromosome 4A, IWGSC CS RefSeq v2.1, whole genome shotgun sequence, a single genomic window includes:
- the LOC123087767 gene encoding serine/threonine-protein phosphatase 7 long form homolog isoform X1, translated as MGEVPVLLQGPHDAGHRCHLFLKPNTKHDYRPFRLRTIKKTWPIHNHFLAHLDAYGLQGFARLTSCDDQVRSDPSLLTSLVDRWRPETHTFHFRFGELAPTLKDVSMITALPIRGEPVVSPRVSPSWALDIAARLGMEMPESQRSGNPRGIPLVWLRDNFLNLSSFANEETRKRHLFAYLLWLLGNLFPNSHGDVVVPGLIYIAENMVDEPLPEQPKYSFGSAMLSHTYRGLCDATQKTSFAQKAPLLCVAYEFLQLWSWEYLPVGRPRIVQPIYPYDFGEGASATMATRWTKARKRWSPDIAKNCYPMYHQQFEILDEAEVTWNPWTQDQLKLVFDARHFTPGMLTDSAFWLTRCNLLFLWCVEPYNPERVMRQFGLYQEIPPPFPRRIDEETHKLTNMGRGWSLYDWREENSEWVHKWTNEALADIVRELRPYDGSTDQAYKQWYCMNTRASLASQPATIPTHLTQEEQARRHVELHAAYYRDHLLENVNEVGQMATDSMPAQGPYRKTFQKLLQQFVAKKFRCGRGDDVATGAYMPVARSARPSAAPSSRPSEARTSHEQWGEGPSTRTTLPRHDSSLPLHRSSSMQLRQGQTSQDHGTGLDSMPEQFLSPNPYAYTGYDAYTQGEGSQPFLSTRGIPMPEETRVPDLNQHQVQWPDSIGEGYAQDTPDVNWGDENTQRGVNTGLRGASHDHGVNTGLRGASHDLGDTVTSLVTEFFGGDVIGPSFIPPESQPYAYNYASGSQQGFATPPPTQDSQTHEAEVEYGRGLRVTRPPNRLSPSGRKERPGGRR; from the exons ATGGGTGAAGTGCCAGTGCTTTTGCAGGGGCCCCATGACGCCGGGCACCGTTGCCACCTATTTTTGAAACCAAATACTAAGCATGATTATCGGCCTTTCAGACTTCGAACCATAAAGAAAACATGGCCAATACACAATCATTTCCTTGCTCACCTTGACGCTTATGGACTACAAGGTTTTGCTAGGCTCACATCATGCGACGACCAAGTACGTTCGGACCCATCCCTTTTGACATCCCTCGTTGACCGGTGGAGACCTGAAACCCACACCTTTCACTTTCGTTTTGGGGAGCTTGCACCTACACTGAAAGATGTTTCTATGATCACTGCTCTACCAATTAGAGGTGAGCCGGTAGTCTCTCCACGAGTGTCTCCATCTTGGGCATTAGATATAGCAGCCCGTCTTGGGATGGAAATGCCAGAATCACAACGTTCTGGTAACCCTCGgggcatcccactcgtctggcttcGTGATAACTTTCTTAATTTATCTAGCTTCGCCAATGAGGAGACGAGAAAAAGACATCTGTTTGCATATTTGTTGTGGCTCCTCGGGAATCTATTTCCAAATTCACATGGGGACGTTGTTGTCCCTGGTCTCATCTACATTGCAGAGAATATGGTAGATGAACCTTTACCCGAGCAGCCAAAATACAGCTTCGGTTCTGCCATGCTATCTCATACATACAGAGGCTTGTGTGATGCCACGCAAAAAACCTCTTTCGCACAAAAAGCTCCATTACTTTGTGTCGCCTATGAGTTTCTACAGTTGTGGTCCTGGGAATACCTCCCTGTAGGACGACCTCGTATAGTACAACCCATATACCCATATGACTTTGGCGAGGGTGCTAGCGCAACTATGGCCACCAGGTGGACAAAGGCACGGAAACGTTGGTCTCCAGATATTGCGAAAAATTGTTACCCTATGTACCACCAGCAGTTTGAGATACTTGATGAGGCAGAAGTCACATGGAACCCGTGGACTCAGGACCAGCTAAAATTGGTCTTTGATGCTCGACACTTCACACCAGGCATGTTGACCGATAGTGCATTCTGGCTGACTCGCTGCAACTTATTGTTCCTGTGGTGTGTTGAACCTTACAACCCAGAGCGTGTAATGAGACAGTTCGGTCTCTATCAAGAAATTCCACCACCTTTTCCCAGACGTATCGATGAGGAAACACATAA GCTAACCAATATGGGCAGGGGTTGGAGTTTATACGATTGGAGGGAAGAGAACAGTGAATGGGTACACAAGTGGACAAATGAAGCGCTAGCAGATATAGTGCGTGAACTTAG GCCGTACGATGGAAGTACAGATCAAGCGTACAAGCAGTGGTACTGCATGAACACACGTGCTAGCCTGGCCAGTCAGCCAGCTACTATACCAACACATCTCACACAAGAGGAGCAGGCGCGGAGACATGTTGAGCTGCATGCAGCTTACTATCGTGACCACCTG CTTGAAAATGTCAACGAAGTAGGGCAGATGGCTACGGATAGCATGCCGGCCCAGGGCCCATATCGCAAGACATTCCAGAAACTTTTGCAACAATTCGTGGCAAAGAAGTTCAGATGCGGTAGAGGCGACGACGTTGCCACTGGAGCATACATGCCGGTAGCGAGGTCAGCCAGACCGAGTGCGGCACCGTCGTCCAGACCGAGCGAGGCGCGTACGAGCCATGAGCAATGGGGGGAGGGTCCGAGTACTAGAACGACATTGCCACGACATGACTCATCTCTGCCACTGCATCGCTCTTCTTCGATGCAGCTTCGTCAGGGGCAAACATCTCAGGACCATGGCACGGGCTTGGATTCGATGCCCGAGCAGTTTCTTTCCCCTAACCCATATGCGTACACAGGATATGATGCATACACCCAAGGTGAGGGATCTCAGCCGTTTCTCTCCACGCGAGGGATCCCCATGCCCGAGGAGACTCGTGTACCAGATTTAAACCAGCACCAAGTACAATGGCCAGACAGTATAGGAGAGGGATATGCTCAG GACACACCTGATGTTAATTGGGGCGATGAGAACACCCAACGCGGCGTCAACACAGGCCTCCGGGGAGCATCACATGATCATGGCGTCAACACAGGCCTCCGGGGAGCATCACATGATCTTGGCGACACGGTTACATCATTAGTTACAGAGTTCTTCGGAGGGGatgttattggcccatcttttATCCCCCCGGAGTCACAACCATACGCCTACAATTACGCTTCAGGTTCGCAACAAGGATTCGCGACTCCACCACCTACGCAGGACTCGCAGACACATGAAGCCGAAGTGGAGTACGGCCGCGGTCTTCGTGTGACCCGGCCACCTAATCGCTTGTCGCCTTCCGGTCGTAAGGAAAGGCCAGGTGGTCGTCGTTAA
- the LOC123087767 gene encoding protein MAIN-LIKE 1-like isoform X2: MGEVPVLLQGPHDAGHRCHLFLKPNTKHDYRPFRLRTIKKTWPIHNHFLAHLDAYGLQGFARLTSCDDQVRSDPSLLTSLVDRWRPETHTFHFRFGELAPTLKDVSMITALPIRGEPVVSPRVSPSWALDIAARLGMEMPESQRSGNPRGIPLVWLRDNFLNLSSFANEETRKRHLFAYLLWLLGNLFPNSHGDVVVPGLIYIAENMVDEPLPEQPKYSFGSAMLSHTYRGLCDATQKTSFAQKAPLLCVAYEFLQLWSWEYLPVGRPRIVQPIYPYDFGEGASATMATRWTKARKRWSPDIAKNCYPMYHQQFEILDEAEVTWNPWTQDQLKLVFDARHFTPGMLTDSAFWLTRCNLLFLWCVEPYNPERVMRQFGLYQEIPPPFPRRIDEETHKLTNMGRGWSLYDWREENSEWVHKWTNEALADIVRELRPYDGSTDQAYKQWYCMNTRASLASQPATIPTHLTQEEQARRHVELHAAYYRDHLLENVNEVGQMATDSMPAQGPYRKTFQKLLQQFVAKKFRCGRGDDVATGAYMPVARSARPSAAPSSRPSEARTSHEQWGEGPSTRTTLPRHDSSLPLHRSSSMQLRQGQTSQDHGTGLDSMPEQFLSPNPYAYTGYDAYTQGHT; the protein is encoded by the exons ATGGGTGAAGTGCCAGTGCTTTTGCAGGGGCCCCATGACGCCGGGCACCGTTGCCACCTATTTTTGAAACCAAATACTAAGCATGATTATCGGCCTTTCAGACTTCGAACCATAAAGAAAACATGGCCAATACACAATCATTTCCTTGCTCACCTTGACGCTTATGGACTACAAGGTTTTGCTAGGCTCACATCATGCGACGACCAAGTACGTTCGGACCCATCCCTTTTGACATCCCTCGTTGACCGGTGGAGACCTGAAACCCACACCTTTCACTTTCGTTTTGGGGAGCTTGCACCTACACTGAAAGATGTTTCTATGATCACTGCTCTACCAATTAGAGGTGAGCCGGTAGTCTCTCCACGAGTGTCTCCATCTTGGGCATTAGATATAGCAGCCCGTCTTGGGATGGAAATGCCAGAATCACAACGTTCTGGTAACCCTCGgggcatcccactcgtctggcttcGTGATAACTTTCTTAATTTATCTAGCTTCGCCAATGAGGAGACGAGAAAAAGACATCTGTTTGCATATTTGTTGTGGCTCCTCGGGAATCTATTTCCAAATTCACATGGGGACGTTGTTGTCCCTGGTCTCATCTACATTGCAGAGAATATGGTAGATGAACCTTTACCCGAGCAGCCAAAATACAGCTTCGGTTCTGCCATGCTATCTCATACATACAGAGGCTTGTGTGATGCCACGCAAAAAACCTCTTTCGCACAAAAAGCTCCATTACTTTGTGTCGCCTATGAGTTTCTACAGTTGTGGTCCTGGGAATACCTCCCTGTAGGACGACCTCGTATAGTACAACCCATATACCCATATGACTTTGGCGAGGGTGCTAGCGCAACTATGGCCACCAGGTGGACAAAGGCACGGAAACGTTGGTCTCCAGATATTGCGAAAAATTGTTACCCTATGTACCACCAGCAGTTTGAGATACTTGATGAGGCAGAAGTCACATGGAACCCGTGGACTCAGGACCAGCTAAAATTGGTCTTTGATGCTCGACACTTCACACCAGGCATGTTGACCGATAGTGCATTCTGGCTGACTCGCTGCAACTTATTGTTCCTGTGGTGTGTTGAACCTTACAACCCAGAGCGTGTAATGAGACAGTTCGGTCTCTATCAAGAAATTCCACCACCTTTTCCCAGACGTATCGATGAGGAAACACATAA GCTAACCAATATGGGCAGGGGTTGGAGTTTATACGATTGGAGGGAAGAGAACAGTGAATGGGTACACAAGTGGACAAATGAAGCGCTAGCAGATATAGTGCGTGAACTTAG GCCGTACGATGGAAGTACAGATCAAGCGTACAAGCAGTGGTACTGCATGAACACACGTGCTAGCCTGGCCAGTCAGCCAGCTACTATACCAACACATCTCACACAAGAGGAGCAGGCGCGGAGACATGTTGAGCTGCATGCAGCTTACTATCGTGACCACCTG CTTGAAAATGTCAACGAAGTAGGGCAGATGGCTACGGATAGCATGCCGGCCCAGGGCCCATATCGCAAGACATTCCAGAAACTTTTGCAACAATTCGTGGCAAAGAAGTTCAGATGCGGTAGAGGCGACGACGTTGCCACTGGAGCATACATGCCGGTAGCGAGGTCAGCCAGACCGAGTGCGGCACCGTCGTCCAGACCGAGCGAGGCGCGTACGAGCCATGAGCAATGGGGGGAGGGTCCGAGTACTAGAACGACATTGCCACGACATGACTCATCTCTGCCACTGCATCGCTCTTCTTCGATGCAGCTTCGTCAGGGGCAAACATCTCAGGACCATGGCACGGGCTTGGATTCGATGCCCGAGCAGTTTCTTTCCCCTAACCCATATGCGTACACAGGATATGATGCATACACCCAAG GACACACCTGA
- the LOC123087767 gene encoding protein MAIN-LIKE 1-like isoform X3 codes for MGEVPVLLQGPHDAGHRCHLFLKPNTKHDYRPFRLRTIKKTWPIHNHFLAHLDAYGLQGFARLTSCDDQVRSDPSLLTSLVDRWRPETHTFHFRFGELAPTLKDVSMITALPIRGEPVVSPRVSPSWALDIAARLGMEMPESQRSGNPRGIPLVWLRDNFLNLSSFANEETRKRHLFAYLLWLLGNLFPNSHGDVVVPGLIYIAENMVDEPLPEQPKYSFGSAMLSHTYRGLCDATQKTSFAQKAPLLCVAYEFLQLWSWEYLPVGRPRIVQPIYPYDFGEGASATMATRWTKARKRWSPDIAKNCYPMYHQQFEILDEAEVTWNPWTQDQLKLVFDARHFTPGMLTDSAFWLTRCNLLFLWCVEPYNPERVMRQFGLYQEIPPPFPRRIDEETHKLTNMGRGWSLYDWREENSEWVHKWTNEALADIVRELRPYDGSTDQAYKQWYCMNTRASLASQPATIPTHLTQEEQARRHVELHAAYYRDHLDTPDVNWGDENTQRGVNTGLRGASHDHGVNTGLRGASHDLGDTVTSLVTEFFGGDVIGPSFIPPESQPYAYNYASGSQQGFATPPPTQDSQTHEAEVEYGRGLRVTRPPNRLSPSGRKERPGGRR; via the exons ATGGGTGAAGTGCCAGTGCTTTTGCAGGGGCCCCATGACGCCGGGCACCGTTGCCACCTATTTTTGAAACCAAATACTAAGCATGATTATCGGCCTTTCAGACTTCGAACCATAAAGAAAACATGGCCAATACACAATCATTTCCTTGCTCACCTTGACGCTTATGGACTACAAGGTTTTGCTAGGCTCACATCATGCGACGACCAAGTACGTTCGGACCCATCCCTTTTGACATCCCTCGTTGACCGGTGGAGACCTGAAACCCACACCTTTCACTTTCGTTTTGGGGAGCTTGCACCTACACTGAAAGATGTTTCTATGATCACTGCTCTACCAATTAGAGGTGAGCCGGTAGTCTCTCCACGAGTGTCTCCATCTTGGGCATTAGATATAGCAGCCCGTCTTGGGATGGAAATGCCAGAATCACAACGTTCTGGTAACCCTCGgggcatcccactcgtctggcttcGTGATAACTTTCTTAATTTATCTAGCTTCGCCAATGAGGAGACGAGAAAAAGACATCTGTTTGCATATTTGTTGTGGCTCCTCGGGAATCTATTTCCAAATTCACATGGGGACGTTGTTGTCCCTGGTCTCATCTACATTGCAGAGAATATGGTAGATGAACCTTTACCCGAGCAGCCAAAATACAGCTTCGGTTCTGCCATGCTATCTCATACATACAGAGGCTTGTGTGATGCCACGCAAAAAACCTCTTTCGCACAAAAAGCTCCATTACTTTGTGTCGCCTATGAGTTTCTACAGTTGTGGTCCTGGGAATACCTCCCTGTAGGACGACCTCGTATAGTACAACCCATATACCCATATGACTTTGGCGAGGGTGCTAGCGCAACTATGGCCACCAGGTGGACAAAGGCACGGAAACGTTGGTCTCCAGATATTGCGAAAAATTGTTACCCTATGTACCACCAGCAGTTTGAGATACTTGATGAGGCAGAAGTCACATGGAACCCGTGGACTCAGGACCAGCTAAAATTGGTCTTTGATGCTCGACACTTCACACCAGGCATGTTGACCGATAGTGCATTCTGGCTGACTCGCTGCAACTTATTGTTCCTGTGGTGTGTTGAACCTTACAACCCAGAGCGTGTAATGAGACAGTTCGGTCTCTATCAAGAAATTCCACCACCTTTTCCCAGACGTATCGATGAGGAAACACATAA GCTAACCAATATGGGCAGGGGTTGGAGTTTATACGATTGGAGGGAAGAGAACAGTGAATGGGTACACAAGTGGACAAATGAAGCGCTAGCAGATATAGTGCGTGAACTTAG GCCGTACGATGGAAGTACAGATCAAGCGTACAAGCAGTGGTACTGCATGAACACACGTGCTAGCCTGGCCAGTCAGCCAGCTACTATACCAACACATCTCACACAAGAGGAGCAGGCGCGGAGACATGTTGAGCTGCATGCAGCTTACTATCGTGACCACCTG GACACACCTGATGTTAATTGGGGCGATGAGAACACCCAACGCGGCGTCAACACAGGCCTCCGGGGAGCATCACATGATCATGGCGTCAACACAGGCCTCCGGGGAGCATCACATGATCTTGGCGACACGGTTACATCATTAGTTACAGAGTTCTTCGGAGGGGatgttattggcccatcttttATCCCCCCGGAGTCACAACCATACGCCTACAATTACGCTTCAGGTTCGCAACAAGGATTCGCGACTCCACCACCTACGCAGGACTCGCAGACACATGAAGCCGAAGTGGAGTACGGCCGCGGTCTTCGTGTGACCCGGCCACCTAATCGCTTGTCGCCTTCCGGTCGTAAGGAAAGGCCAGGTGGTCGTCGTTAA